The nucleotide window ttagtgtgtgtgtgtggctgtacGCCTAGCAACCATAGCATATAGTTAGAAGCgagtaatttattttaatggcaACACCATTAACGACTGATGATTTTAATGTTActtttagctttttttttggtgtttgcTAGCCTTTTGTTGCCTCCGGCCGGCGAGTTCAATGGAATCCTTTTAGCATGCGCTCATTTTAGCTGTAAAGCATATCCAATTCAACGTATAGTTTGGCTGTGGCAATGACTGCACTTGAAACAGTTTTGAAGGTCTCACTGCAAAGTGGCACAAAcgcgcatacaaacatatgaacATGTAGCTACATGCCACATGTTGATACACAAATGCATACGGCGGGGTTATAGGCAAATTTCTATAATTACAATGCTGCCAATTTAGTTGGTATGCAGTGTCTATCAAATAGCTAGTCAGTCGTGTAGTCGGCAGCAGCTAATCGAGATGAAGTTTTGTGCCTttcatatatataactatatctgcctatatatatatattcacctTTACAGTCACACAAACTCGAATAGTTATTTTTGCCGCCATTATCTCTCAACCCAGCATTATCTTGCGCTCATTTCGCTGTAAttgggtgtgtgtgttggtgtgtgcgcCCGTGCTGTCCCCCGGGACATCATTGTCTGCCAGACGAAAACTGGTTAATTGTTAATCAGTTGACTAGCATTGGCATTGGCATGTGTCGGATTACAAATTGGCTGACTAACTGCAAGcactaacatatacatacatacatacacacatagacaTATGTGTAATCACACGCTGTCGCTGGCATCTGCAGTACCTGTCGGATATTAATTTTGTAGTTTGGGCGTTGGCGTCGACGTCGGCGCTGCATGCTGTTCAAGCCCACTTAAAATTTGCCGCTTGTAGAGCTTTAATTAACTAGGCGTTGCCACATAACTGGTATCTGATAATCACTTGCTGTTAATTGTTGATGCGGAAAATCGAAGGCTCTAACAGCGCTGCGTGTAAGGAGGGAATTTGGTTGGAATTTATATTGTTGCTGATGCATCTTGATCACTTTCGTTGCTTTTCTTGTCATGGCGCCTAATACAGTTGTATGAGGAGACTAATAAGATTGCACTTTTCTGATGTTGTCTTACACAAAAAGCTTTCGCGATCATGTAAGGACCGGAAAATAGTACTATCTTTTCCCTTGATTctaaaattcagaaatttttcattaatatacCCTTCAGAGTTCTATCATCGGTCTACTGCGCTTTTAACATACTTTTAGCCACATAAATAATACAAGAACAATCTTCGAGGCTTTTGAAATACATTTACgcatattatacaaatatgctGCCGAATAAAGCTCAGAAATTTTATAACACCTATATTCTGACCCCCTTTGAGAATACTTATACCTTGAAGAGCTTAAAAAGCTTTACAGTTaagtttacattttataaaagctGTTGCATAAAGCTCACAAAGTGTATAAAGCTCACTTTCAAAACTTTTAGAGCACAATTAGTTTTCTATGATCacgaaaaactttaaattaaagctTCCGAGTAAAGTGAAGTTTCCgagtaaagtaaagtaaagtataAAAACGCTCCTTTGTAAAACCTACAATTCTCGTAAAGCCTACACTGCCAGAATTTCCGACTATAAGTAGTTCTTTAAGTTATTAAAAGGCTTTATTCTTATATAATGCCTCTAAACCTTAAAATGCTTACTCTCTGAGCAGATTCGGTCATGAAAGCTTTAAGGCCTTAAACAGcttctaaatttaaataaaatgcttcAGTTTAAAGCTTACACATCTTAAATAGCTTACCTTTTGAGGTTTTCTTAAGAAATATGAGATtaccaaaattataaaaagcttTTCACTAAAgctcaaatattataaaaagctCTGATATAAAActcataaataaaaagttttataaagttTACTCTCCAAACAGCTTCAGCCATAAATGAATTTAGCTGTCCTTAAAAAGCTCCGTAccaaagctaaaataaaataaaaagaagaagcgTCTGTTGAAAGCTCACTTTATGTAACACACTTCCTAAGTTTTTTCAAGCAATATTAGATCAAGAACTGAAAAGCTTTCAACAAGAgcttaaaagttataaaaaatccCTTTATAGAGCTCACAATTCTTATGATGCTTACAGCTCGAACaccttttcaaaaatatttgttacgaAGTCCTTAAAAAATTCCTTCTAATGCTTAAAGTTTATGAAAAAGCTTACAACTTAAGCTTGAATGTTATAAAAATCGACTCTACAGGGCTTACAATTCTTATTAAGCTTATATCTCGAACACCTCCGGCCTTAATTAGCACTTTTAGCCATTAAGAAGCACCTCTCTAGAATTAAATgtttgtacaaatttttagcTTGCAACTTATAAATATTGCGTAACTCACTTTTTGAGCTTTTTGAAAGATGTTATAATACGAAGATTTTAAAAAGCTCTCTCCTATTGCTTAAAGTTTATTAAGAACTTCTTATATAAAGCTATAAAGCTCGAAAACCTTATAAAGCTTACCACTAGATCATCTCTGACCATAATTAGCTCCTCAAGTCCTACAAAATTTTCACACTAAAACTTGAAGCATACAAGAAGCTTCACTATCTTCAAAAGCTCGCCTTTTGAGTTTCAAGAAGCCAATGGAGCCGATAGTTCTTTGAAGACAGAAGGAAAAAAGGTGTTGGAAAGTACGAAAGGAGGTGTAAAATAGGTTTAGTTTGAAAGCCTTAAATTGAgtaagaaataaagaatatatgtagaaaagagaaaaaaataaatttgaagaaatttgaaatttatcatatttttttaactttttgaggAATCTTTTAACCAAGTTCTTCAATGAATATGTTAATTCATTGCTCGTACAATAATTTCTCCTTCTCTTTTTTCTCTTTCAGTCCAACGATTACACCTACCAAAACACATTGGGACGTCGCTCGACACTTGGAGCTTACTACCATATGAACAAACAACCTTCGTACACGAACGAACACAGTTTAAACAGTCAATACAGTTATAATGCGTGGGGAATATGGCGTGATGGTCGCAATATAGCCCCCTCAACATTCTCCGCCAAAACGCATACACACTACCAGAAGCCGCGTTCATTCTCCATTATACTCACGACCGCAGTGTTTATTGTGCTACTCGCCGTGATCTCAATAGCCGGACTGGCGTTCTACTTTAGTTCGGTGAAAGCGAATATGGAGGATCGTGAGTAGTTTGGCattaatgaaagcaaaaatttaacaaataatatattcTCTACCATACAGCTGTTTTGGGCTTCGAGGGTTCATTTCGCATAGCGAAGGGTGACCTTTTCTCGACGGGTCTAAAGTACAACCATACGACGACTTATAAGCAGAAAATCGAATTTTATAAACGTTTCATTGAACGTTCGCTGATGGATAACGGTTTGCAGCCATTGCGTGTGGACACATGGGGCTTTGGTGACGGACCGCTGATAAAAGTCTCATTTCGCACATTTTTGGATGTGAGAAAATTGCCACAGTGAGTAGGAAACTATTATCTATATACCGAGTTAGActaaactcaaattttattgcAGAAATATACACAGCGTTGAGGACTACATCAAGGAATCACTCTTTCTGGAAACTACCGCAGCTAAATCACTTTATCGCTCGTTGCGTATAGATGCAGAGTCGGTGGAGATCAAACGTATACTGGATGAGTCAGTTGTGCGTGCTGCGTCGCTCTTCAAAGATGCTGTAAGTATTATTTGGTTTCTCTAACTGTGCTTTATAATTCATGAGCTCATAACTATCAGGTGCAGCAGCCAACTAGTCAGTCACAGCTGGAGAAGCGTCTAATGAAGAAACCCAATGCGCCAACTCTACTCTCGAAGCCAGCTACCACCGTTAAACCACGTACTACACATCGTCCACACTCAGTCGATGATGAGCCCGACGTCGATGTCGAGAATGCGCCAGTTATACAAGGTTCCTTTGAGGGTTCGTTCGAAATTACTAAAACCGATGCTGATATCTCACGTAAGAAGGTTACACCTACTAAGGCTTACACCAGCTTACCACCGAAGGCGGTAACACCATTTGCGTTGCGTGTCAAGCCGAAGAAGCCATCGATAGAAAAACTTACGACCATTATACCACAGAATCAGCCTTCACCAACGACTTCGGCTGCAACATCGACAAGCACTACGCGTGGCACCAGCACGGTTAAAACTACACGCACCACTTCGACCACGACCACTAGTACgactaccacaacaacaactacgacGACACGAAAACCGACTACAACAAGCACCAGCACCACCACGACTACCACAACTACAACGACACCATCACCAACTCCACCACCCACTACAACTACTACGTCtaccacaacaacaagcacaaccgCTAAACCCGCAACCATCCGACCGCTAACATACCCACCGCCTACCGCTTTTTCGCCGAAACAACAATACAGCTTGCCGCCGATGACTACACCGTCCATTGCTTTAAGTGTGCCGAAGTTGGATGCCAACCTCTTTGCATCAGTGCCTGTGCTCGATACACAACCTTGGCGTCCGATACATCGTGAAGTGCCTGAACTGTTGCCTGGACCACCGCCGGCCTTTCCCACGAAGACACTCGCTAATGTAGACAAGCCAATGCCGGTGGCACCACTTGCACCGGCCTATAGACCTGATCTACCAATGCGACGAAATGATGAAATAGAGTTGCCGTTTATACCGGACAACCCCTCACCGCCGACACCGTCCGCCTTCAATCCATACGCATCCGGTTACTTTGGTACCGCTGTGCGTAAACCGGAAATCAGCGCAGAAGCTACAAATCCACAAGATATGTTATTCTATCACAGTTTCGGCAATCCGGTGTTCATGCCTGGCACTGAGGATATAGAACGTTTAGGCGCTGGCGCACATGTGAAGCCACATCCACTGCCGGTGCCGCTAATCGACGATGTCATCATACCACCATTTAAACCGCTCATACCGGGCATGGATAAAGTACCGATGGAGACCAACGAAAAGTTTGAGCATCTCGGCGGTGGTGTGATCGTTAAGAAGCACGAGTTAGAGTTGGCGACTGGGCAGGAGAAGTCGAAACCTAACACTGAGGTCGTGGCTAGTGATGCCGATAATGAGAGTGAGACCGAAATACCAACGTTGCTGCAGCAATTCGCTTTGGAGGGTGTCACAACCTCCACATTTAGACCGAAAGTCAGCACACCGAACATTAATCGCATTGAATCGAGTGCTAACTCTGAGCTGGCCGACACAATTGGAGAATTCTTTATGGGTCTGTTGAACTTACCAAAAGAAAATGCACGCAACACGACAAAACCGGCAGTAGAGCCGATTGAGTCGCGTATTGAACCAGAGGAAAATGTGGAGGACCTGGTGACCGAGCCTGAAACTAAAGCGGTGTCGAATGAGGAGGTGCAGGAGGAAGACGTACAAGAAACCACCATACCAGTTACGGCAGTGGCGAGTGAACCAGTCTCGGTTGAAACTGAGAGTGTGGAAAAGCCAGTGGTGGAAGTTATTGAAGAAGTGGCAACAACACCAAAACCCACtttcttaaatattaaagaaCTCATTCTAAAGCGCAATCAAGCCAAAAACCAAACGCGTAATATCGACAGCATAACCGGACGTCCAACGCCTACAACAACACCAACCACTACAACGCCAACCACGCCGCCAACACTCTTTAGTCCCACACTCAAGCCGCCAGTGACAAATTGGAATCGTCCTAGACCCACATACAATCAGAAACCACCGACCATACTTGATGACTCCAATCTCTTTCCATCACAATCGAAATGGGAATTTGTGAATAGTTCGGCGAGCAATAGCTTCGGCCATACGGGCAACATGCGTAAAGTATTCAATAAGACACTGCAGGCGTGGATTTCGGAGGATGTGGGTGGTAATACGGAGGATAACTTCACGCTTAATGACATCAAGACACGCATAAATAATGCGACCAACATACAAGATATTTCGCTTATCTTCGATACGCTGGCCTCCAAGTTGGGCATTACGCCCATGGTACAAACAAAAGTGCCACCATTCTCACAGAATAAGCTCAAGCACACACAGGTCACGAGCGACAGCAGAAGCAAGTTGCCAAACACAACGGCAGTaccaaccacaaccaccaccaccaccaccacagaACGTCCATTAGCGTTTAGAGACAAACCGGCAACAATGACCACAGTGTATTGGATGCCTACAACTAGAAGAGGCACAATAACGGCAGTACCAGCGACCGCAACCAAAATGCCTTGgacatcaacagcaacaacaacgagaaGAATGACaactacgacaacaacaacagcaagcacagCAACGACAATGCCAACATTGCGCACGAGGCCAGCcataaccacaacaacaacaatggcgacgccgacaacaacaaaagcaccaACAGTtatgccaacagcaacaaccgaCGAACATTTCATTGAACTTCCGCTACGACGACAAGAGCCATTCATCAAGCCCATGTCCAGTTTCATGGAAGACACATCCTCTGAGGGCATCGGTGCGGCCATACCAGTTGTGGGTGAGGCCGAGGTGGAGGTCATCGACCCAAATAAATACGAGGAAATGTTGAAGTCATCACAGTTTGCGGCGGATACCACAACGGAAACGGCACCACAATTGGTCACATTGCTGCCCGTACGTTCCAACTCGGGCATACGCACATACCGTCCGGCCGTGGATGAGGAGGCTGAGGCGCGCAGTAGCGACGGCAATGATCAATTGCCGTTGGCTGAGGGCACCGGTCAGGTGGAAGTTGTGCCAGAAGTGCTGCTTGGTACGGCTGGTGTGGCAGAGGTTGTGGAGGATGCCGTAAGCGACCCGGTGGTGCCGACAACCTCCATGCATCCGAGTGTTGTTACGACGCCACGACGTGGTGGCGGCTTTTTCGCTGGCATACGTAGAAAGAGCGACATTAGTCAGGCGAGAAGGTTTCCGCCAGCCGAAGCGGTCGTCAAGGGTGGACTACATGTGAAAGTCAAGTGAGTGGATTGGTGAGGTGACCAAGAGAAAGAAGCATAGAAAGGCATAACTCAATTAGTGCGAGATTTCTGCGTTTGCCTTTGCGCTCTGTTTAAAGATTGAGGAAAAAGGAAGGGAGGGCaacgaaaaataaaaggaaGATAAAGAAgagaaaagcagaaaaacgaaacttgtaaagaaaagaaagaaaaatttttgacgAAAAAAGTTCAGTTAGAAAATTTAGACAAAAGTATTTAGTCATCTTAATTGCGTGAGTTTTAATAACCGTTTTGTAGTAAGGGCTACCAGTTGTCTTCACCTGGTAGGCGTTCATTAAATAAGTATCGTTCTTAAAGCGGTATTTATTATGAGATTATTTTATAAGTCCACAAGTAAGTTCTTGTTCATTGGTTGTTAGCTGTCATTACTGAGTAATCTTCTGACagtttgaacaatttctgaatgacaacaataaatatagcaTGAAAATCAGGTTATGTAATTGAAAAGATCTGCTTTTAAGTCTAAGGAAAAGCAGTGACATTACTTCCGTAaatctttttatatttgaagttaaataattgaaatagtttttaataaaaaaaaaataaactaaaaaaatatatatatttttataaaactaaattttgaaattttattgtattaaaaaaaaaattagttatatttaaaaaaataaatttaaatattaaaataataataatctttaagttctattttatatatttgttatatgctttataaaaaatcaGTGAGGAATAATATAggttttagttatttttaatttatttttagttaaattctAGCTATACATAGCAATAATATGAAAAGTTCTTTAGTACTAAAtgtatttgctaaaaaaatttttttagtaagaaaaagcataaataatttgtaaactttataaaaaattttaattactttaaattcatttgaaatattattaaaactaaaaaagttataaatttaactagaaatattgtttaaaaacttTAGCTCGATTAGtgtgaaataaaaacaattacgATTATAAGTAATTCttacattaataaatttttatactttatgtATCATTTTTGTAACAACTGATATTATAGTATGTGAACCATTTAAGCGaacaaatacttaatttttggtatgtattataattaatatagcagatatataataaatggtattgtattttttgtattttttttatatttgatagtTTGGATTAATGTACTtacgaattttgtaaaaataaattagtttattttttattttgtattgaaataaaattaataaataaaagtacttttaaattttaaagttgcaagcattttatatatttttcaaaggactAAAAATTTAAGATAGGACCAACTACTTGTGTAAACTATGGGATCCTCCATACGCCCGTACTGTATGAGTAGCTATAATATAGTCGGTGGTACATAAATTATTGCCTCTTCACACCGTTCGCGTTGCTGTTCGCTctagaatcagctgtttataaatttgctgaaggaCAGTTCAGAGTATTGTTCACaagcgttttgccaaaagtgaacgcaaaaaaaaagtgatcagcgatggaattcaaacgtaatagtgtgattgctttatatttagctggaaaatcacatccagcaattgttcgtgagctcaaacacgttaatgtgaataaagtttttgtttatcgcaccatcatTCGTTACAATAAtactggtagcatcgcaaaacCACATGGAGGTGGTCTTCAACAGACTGCAACGTCATGTGtgatggttcggaaagtgaagaagcgacttgagcgaaatccacgacgaagtgccaatcaaatggctaaagaactgaaaatatccgaccaTAGCATCCGAcgtatattgaaaaaatgagCTCCAGGTCACAAGacttacaagttccaaaaagcccatgatctcacaccgaagcagcaacaagtaagacttgagaaAGCGAAGCAGTCgcttcgcttggccgaaagTGGTCAAATTTTGAagattgtgttttctgacgacAAAAAATTTTCCGATTAAGAAATTCGTAAACTTTCAAAACtatagggtttacttgaccgaccaCTTGGTGAGGtagcacccgccacaaataatggtttgggccgcagATGGGCGCCCTCCAGTTGTTTTaatcgagcctggcgtcaaagtaaatgcgacatattatcgagaaagtgttctggaggctgctttgaagccgtgggcaaacaaacgtTTCGGttgcaaaccatggacgtttcaacaggactcagcaccgtctcacaaagcgcgagtgaaccaagaatgtcATTACGAACACACAATGACTCTCGAATttaccagatgcgaatccaatggattattctctttgggccattttggagagcaaggtcgGAAGTAAAAAGTataccagtctcgagatgctgaagaaagccattgtccgtgaatgggccaaaataccggcaagtcacattcgggcagcttgcaATTCgtttttttgaccgtctcaaggccatagttgaGGCAAAAgatggtcatatcgagcaattggtcctgaatttatgattatttttacacattttgtactttaaaataaataaaaataaatttccaaaccGATTTAATGGTTGTTTAATTGGTTGGTATTGATATTTAAGGTGTCCTGATTACGTATTTGAGTTTAATGATTTTCCATTACCTAAAGCTAATTGTGTCATTTCAGTAAATAGTGGTGATTTGATCTACTTGTATCCTTTTCTATCCTTTAGctatatcaattttattttaacgaGGTGGAAAATATTCCAAACGCTTTCATACTTCAATAAAGCGAAAATAAGAGGGATACTACTGTagggaaaaaataataag belongs to Bactrocera dorsalis isolate Fly_Bdor chromosome 1, ASM2337382v1, whole genome shotgun sequence and includes:
- the LOC105222289 gene encoding mucin-2 — encoded protein: MDTVYGTKKYFQSLSGASDIYRTPAGRAVSNDYTYQNTLGRRSTLGAYYHMNKQPSYTNEHSLNSQYSYNAWGIWRDGRNIAPSTFSAKTHTHYQKPRSFSIILTTAVFIVLLAVISIAGLAFYFSSVKANMEDPVLGFEGSFRIAKGDLFSTGLKYNHTTTYKQKIEFYKRFIERSLMDNGLQPLRVDTWGFGDGPLIKVSFRTFLDVRKLPQNIHSVEDYIKESLFLETTAAKSLYRSLRIDAESVEIKRILDESVVRAASLFKDAVQQPTSQSQLEKRLMKKPNAPTLLSKPATTVKPRTTHRPHSVDDEPDVDVENAPVIQGSFEGSFEITKTDADISRKKVTPTKAYTSLPPKAVTPFALRVKPKKPSIEKLTTIIPQNQPSPTTSAATSTSTTRGTSTVKTTRTTSTTTTSTTTTTTTTTTRKPTTTSTSTTTTTTTTTTPSPTPPPTTTTTSTTTTSTTAKPATIRPLTYPPPTAFSPKQQYSLPPMTTPSIALSVPKLDANLFASVPVLDTQPWRPIHREVPELLPGPPPAFPTKTLANVDKPMPVAPLAPAYRPDLPMRRNDEIELPFIPDNPSPPTPSAFNPYASGYFGTAVRKPEISAEATNPQDMLFYHSFGNPVFMPGTEDIERLGAGAHVKPHPLPVPLIDDVIIPPFKPLIPGMDKVPMETNEKFEHLGGGVIVKKHELELATGQEKSKPNTEVVASDADNESETEIPTLLQQFALEGVTTSTFRPKVSTPNINRIESSANSELADTIGEFFMGLLNLPKENARNTTKPAVEPIESRIEPEENVEDLVTEPETKAVSNEEVQEEDVQETTIPVTAVASEPVSVETESVEKPVVEVIEEVATTPKPTFLNIKELILKRNQAKNQTRNIDSITGRPTPTTTPTTTTPTTPPTLFSPTLKPPVTNWNRPRPTYNQKPPTILDDSNLFPSQSKWEFVNSSASNSFGHTGNMRKVFNKTLQAWISEDVGGNTEDNFTLNDIKTRINNATNIQDISLIFDTLASKLGITPMVQTKVPPFSQNKLKHTQVTSDSRSKLPNTTAVPTTTTTTTTTERPLAFRDKPATMTTVYWMPTTRRGTITAVPATATKMPWTSTATTTRRMTTTTTTTASTATTMPTLRTRPAITTTTTMATPTTTKAPTVMPTATTDEHFIELPLRRQEPFIKPMSSFMEDTSSEGIGAAIPVVGEAEVEVIDPNKYEEMLKSSQFAADTTTETAPQLVTLLPVRSNSGIRTYRPAVDEEAEARSSDGNDQLPLAEGTGQVEVVPEVLLGTAGVAEVVEDAVSDPVVPTTSMHPSVVTTPRRGGGFFAGIRRKSDISQARRFPPAEAVVKGGLHVKVK